A stretch of Spirosoma oryzicola DNA encodes these proteins:
- a CDS encoding glycoside hydrolase family 130 protein, translating to MKNYQLRRLSGQPILKTSDVKPSVDGFEVLGAFNPAACLVGDEVILLLRVAEAPRSEKGFIAVPLIEEQDGIPVLTVKQFAEPAYPYDPRVVSLEGKVYLTSLSHLRIARSRDGIHFTIDEKPFLFPARMDESFGVEDARITFLEGKYWITYTAVSEHGPGVGLAVTTDFRTVERVGMILPPPNKDVALFPQRINGKYMLLHRPMVSEIGKPSIWLAESTDGVHWGNHRFLFGGRGLPDNPFAWEGGKIGAGPEPILTDEGWLLCYHGADPTHSYALALALLDKDDPARVIDRSDAPLLTPELPWEREGFFPNVVFSNGWIQWPDGRIWVYYGAADSGVGLAELIRG from the coding sequence ATGAAAAATTACCAGCTTCGCCGATTATCCGGCCAGCCAATCCTGAAAACAAGTGATGTTAAGCCTTCCGTCGACGGATTTGAGGTTCTTGGCGCTTTCAATCCCGCAGCCTGTTTGGTAGGCGATGAAGTCATTCTGCTTTTGCGCGTTGCCGAAGCGCCCCGTTCCGAAAAAGGCTTTATTGCCGTACCGCTTATCGAAGAACAAGACGGCATTCCGGTTTTAACCGTCAAACAGTTTGCGGAGCCTGCATACCCCTACGACCCTCGTGTGGTGTCCCTTGAAGGCAAAGTGTATCTGACTTCGTTGAGCCATTTGCGCATTGCCCGTAGCCGCGACGGCATTCATTTTACGATTGACGAAAAGCCTTTTCTGTTCCCGGCCCGGATGGATGAATCCTTTGGCGTGGAAGACGCGCGCATTACGTTCCTGGAAGGAAAATACTGGATCACCTACACGGCGGTATCTGAACATGGACCCGGCGTGGGGTTAGCCGTAACCACCGATTTTAGAACGGTCGAGCGCGTGGGTATGATTTTGCCTCCACCGAACAAAGACGTTGCTTTATTTCCGCAGCGCATCAACGGGAAGTACATGCTGTTGCACCGGCCTATGGTCTCCGAAATTGGCAAACCTTCCATTTGGCTGGCCGAATCGACCGATGGCGTTCATTGGGGGAATCATCGGTTTTTGTTTGGTGGTCGGGGTTTACCTGATAATCCGTTTGCTTGGGAAGGCGGCAAGATTGGTGCGGGTCCGGAACCTATTCTGACCGACGAAGGCTGGCTGCTGTGCTACCACGGAGCCGATCCGACGCATTCGTATGCGCTGGCCTTAGCCTTACTCGACAAAGACGATCCCGCACGGGTAATTGACCGTTCCGACGCTCCCCTGTTGACGCCTGAGCTACCGTGGGAGCGCGAAGGCTTTTTCCCGAATGTGGTATTTTCCAATGGCTGGATACAATGGCCCGACGGGCGCATCTGGGTTTACTACGGTGCAGCTGATTCGGGTGTAGGTCTGGCAGAACTCATCCGCGGGTAG
- a CDS encoding S9 family peptidase, with product MTFFNRLLFCLLLSSSLFAQTTKRPLNASDYDRWQSVRSEKLSNDGRWIAYQIDPQEGDGRLEVTSTGSGANRTHYVFPRGYMAQFTSDSKFLVMKVKALAADTKKAKLKKKKPDEMPKDSLLVLNLATGKPTKMPNVKSYAFGKDAGSWLAIVQVRQESRETPATKPVATKDTLTPAPPVSTTTVATRKGSVKKPKGDDLTLLNMADGTRKTVRYVSNVVVSDNGRTIFYSKESANDSLKAGSNAVPGVFLFNTANGQTMLVDTSSKRKIYKGLAVDKAGDQLAWMASADSAGADVKVFTLYYKNLSATAAAKGKKSKTPVTEAPFRTVVDTTTKALPKGWSVNEFREPKFSEDGKRLYFSSSPIPPKPTKDTLTPDDEKVKMDIWTWTDSRLQPMQQRRLKEEKERGFLTLYDLAADKVIPLANREIPTVTFDEKKSTRYLLGLSDLPYQVQASWDPGHTDLYLIDTQTGEKKRIANDIMASQPRLSPGGSYAYWFDERDSLWRAWSIADSKRIDLTRSLPSKFFDEEHDTPNLPGAYGSAGWTTGDRYVWLYDRYDIWQIDPTGREKPTNLTAGWGRKNKIRLRRADLDSDSDDSPFRRSAEKAIDPKNELFLTGIWESDKATGILKSKNGLAVAEPTVLTRSNHRYFGLNKAKNASVVTFYRGNFQEPINIFQTDTTLASPVQLTRVNPQQDSVRWGSVEIVKWMGTNGIQLEGLLFKPEGFDPKKKYPMLTYFYERNAETLNDYRVPAPSRSTINIPYCVSNGYLVFVPDIVYTTGQPGPNAYDCIVPGVLSLVDKGFVDRNRLGIQGQSWGGYQTAYIITRTNLFRAAEAGAPVANMTSAYGGIRWETGLVRQFQYEKTQSRIGGTLWDKPMNYIENSPLFFANRIETPLMMTHNDADGAVPWYQGIEMFTALRRLNKPVWMLVYNGEGHNLTQRHNAKDLSIRLYQFFDYYLKDAAMPIWMKEGRSAVEKDRGEMKYGTNLSDSSNK from the coding sequence ATGACCTTCTTCAATCGACTTCTCTTTTGCTTATTACTCTCCAGTTCGCTATTTGCCCAGACCACCAAGCGGCCATTGAATGCTAGTGATTATGATCGCTGGCAAAGCGTTCGGTCGGAGAAACTATCGAACGACGGCCGCTGGATTGCCTACCAGATCGATCCACAGGAAGGCGACGGACGCCTTGAAGTTACCAGCACCGGATCGGGTGCTAACCGGACTCATTACGTTTTCCCGCGTGGTTACATGGCCCAGTTTACGTCCGACAGCAAGTTTCTGGTTATGAAAGTAAAGGCTTTGGCAGCCGACACAAAAAAGGCTAAACTGAAAAAGAAAAAGCCGGACGAAATGCCCAAGGACAGTCTGCTGGTCCTGAACCTGGCAACGGGTAAGCCAACCAAGATGCCAAACGTAAAGTCCTATGCGTTCGGGAAAGATGCGGGGTCGTGGCTGGCGATTGTGCAGGTACGCCAGGAAAGTCGGGAAACGCCCGCGACGAAGCCCGTTGCTACAAAAGATACGCTGACGCCCGCCCCCCCCGTTTCGACCACTACCGTAGCAACGCGCAAAGGATCCGTTAAAAAACCGAAAGGCGACGATCTGACGCTCCTGAACATGGCCGATGGCACGCGGAAGACCGTTCGTTACGTTTCCAACGTGGTTGTTTCGGATAACGGCCGTACCATTTTCTACAGCAAAGAATCCGCCAACGACTCGCTGAAAGCGGGGAGTAATGCCGTGCCGGGGGTGTTTCTTTTCAATACGGCTAACGGCCAGACGATGCTGGTCGATACCAGTTCGAAGCGAAAAATTTACAAAGGCTTAGCCGTCGACAAAGCGGGTGATCAACTCGCCTGGATGGCTTCGGCAGATAGCGCCGGTGCCGACGTAAAAGTCTTTACACTCTATTATAAAAACCTGTCAGCAACCGCTGCGGCCAAAGGAAAGAAAAGCAAAACACCCGTAACAGAAGCACCTTTCCGCACGGTGGTCGATACAACGACAAAAGCTTTACCGAAAGGATGGTCGGTCAACGAGTTCCGGGAGCCTAAGTTCTCGGAGGATGGCAAACGGCTTTATTTCTCTTCGTCACCGATTCCGCCGAAGCCCACAAAAGATACGCTGACGCCCGACGATGAGAAAGTCAAGATGGACATCTGGACCTGGACAGATAGCCGCCTGCAACCCATGCAGCAACGTCGGCTTAAGGAAGAAAAAGAGCGGGGGTTTCTTACGCTTTACGATTTGGCAGCGGACAAAGTAATACCCTTGGCCAATCGCGAAATTCCGACGGTTACGTTCGACGAGAAAAAGAGTACACGCTACTTACTTGGCCTAAGCGACCTGCCTTATCAGGTACAAGCGTCGTGGGACCCCGGTCATACTGATTTATACCTGATTGATACCCAGACCGGCGAAAAGAAGCGGATTGCCAATGACATTATGGCGTCGCAGCCCCGATTGTCGCCCGGCGGTAGCTACGCCTACTGGTTCGATGAGCGGGATTCGCTCTGGCGTGCCTGGTCCATTGCCGACAGCAAACGGATTGACCTGACGCGCAGTCTACCCAGCAAATTCTTCGATGAAGAACACGACACGCCTAACCTACCCGGTGCTTACGGTTCAGCAGGGTGGACAACCGGCGACCGGTATGTGTGGCTCTACGACCGTTACGACATCTGGCAGATCGACCCAACAGGCCGCGAAAAGCCAACGAATCTAACGGCTGGCTGGGGACGCAAAAACAAAATTCGTCTGCGTCGTGCGGATCTCGACAGCGACAGCGATGATTCTCCTTTCCGGCGCTCGGCAGAAAAAGCCATTGACCCGAAAAATGAGTTGTTCCTGACCGGAATCTGGGAAAGTGACAAAGCAACCGGCATTTTAAAAAGCAAAAATGGCCTGGCCGTTGCCGAACCAACCGTTCTTACCCGCAGCAATCACCGCTACTTTGGCTTGAACAAAGCGAAGAACGCATCCGTCGTTACCTTCTACCGGGGCAACTTCCAGGAACCTATCAACATTTTCCAGACCGACACGACACTGGCTTCACCCGTACAATTGACCCGAGTGAATCCACAGCAGGACAGCGTTCGGTGGGGTAGCGTCGAAATCGTTAAATGGATGGGCACGAACGGGATTCAGCTCGAAGGCCTTCTTTTCAAACCAGAAGGATTCGATCCGAAAAAGAAATACCCCATGCTGACGTATTTCTACGAGCGCAACGCCGAAACCCTGAATGATTACCGGGTTCCAGCTCCCAGCCGTTCGACCATTAACATTCCGTATTGCGTTTCGAACGGGTATCTGGTATTCGTACCGGACATTGTATACACAACAGGTCAGCCGGGTCCCAACGCTTATGATTGCATCGTGCCGGGCGTGTTGAGTTTAGTTGACAAAGGCTTCGTTGATCGCAACCGGCTAGGTATTCAGGGGCAAAGCTGGGGCGGTTACCAAACTGCATACATCATCACGCGTACCAACCTGTTCCGGGCGGCTGAAGCGGGCGCTCCGGTGGCGAATATGACCTCGGCCTACGGTGGTATCCGGTGGGAAACGGGACTGGTTCGCCAATTCCAGTACGAAAAGACGCAGAGCCGAATTGGGGGAACGCTCTGGGATAAGCCCATGAATTACATCGAGAACTCTCCGCTTTTCTTCGCCAATCGGATTGAAACGCCGTTGATGATGACCCACAACGATGCCGACGGAGCCGTCCCCTGGTACCAGGGTATCGAAATGTTTACGGCACTACGTCGGTTGAACAAACCCGTCTGGATGCTGGTCTACAACGGTGAAGGCCACAACCTGACCCAGCGGCACAACGCCAAAGATTTGAGCATCCGATTGTATCAGTTCTTCGATTATTACTTGAAAGACGCGGCTATGCCAATCTGGATGAAAGAAGGTCGTTCAGCCGTTGAGAAAGATCGTGGCGAAATGAAATACGGAACGAACCTGAGTGATAGCTCAAATAAGTAA